Proteins encoded by one window of Salmo trutta chromosome 17, fSalTru1.1, whole genome shotgun sequence:
- the LOC115152379 gene encoding parathyroid hormone-related protein-like codes for MLCSRGMFQQLSLVVFLLCSPVPLYGRPIDALTNRMRRSVSHAQLMHDKGRSLEEFKRRLWLQGLLDKVHTADSERVPPPQSRNNANGGHITFSGSALRPPKPPGGTKNLPLSFQQGGEVGNLPQETNKSVAYKDQPLKVSTKRKKKVKGERGRRRESEKRRRRARDTTIVMTWETHRESRRTLDIG; via the exons ATGCTGTGTTCCAGAGGCATGTTCCAGCAGTTGAGTCTAGTTGTGTTCCTGCTGTGCTCCCCAGTGCCTCTCTACGGAAGACCCATCGATGCTCTCACTAACAGAAT gAGGAGGTCAGTGAGTCACGCCCAGTTGATGCACGACAAGGGCCGGTCTCTGGAGGAGTTCAAGAGACGCCTCTGGCTCCAGGGGCTGCTAGATAAAGTCCACACAGCCGACAGCGAGCGAGTCCCGCCTCCCCAGAGTAGGAACAACGCCAACGGGGGCCACATCACCTTCAGCGGGAGCGCCCTACGCCCCCCCAAACCCCCCGGAGGGACCAAGAACCTCCCTCTGAGTTTCCAGCAGGGAGGGGAGGTGGGCAACCTCCCCCAGGAGACCAACAAGTCTGTGGCCTACAAGGACCAGCCGCTGAAGGTGTCCACCAAGAGGAAAAAGaaggtgaagggagagagagggagacggagggagagcgagaagagGAGGCGGCGTGCTCGCGACACAACCATCGTCATGACATGGGAGACACATAGGGAGTCAAGGAGGACGCTAGATATtgggtga